In Mycobacteriales bacterium, the following are encoded in one genomic region:
- the fahA gene encoding fumarylacetoacetase has translation MPLRSWVPGADGSLFGAENLPYGRFSRRGETDARRGLAVAIGSYVLDLAGLVPVADLPPSLAGQTLNGFMAQGPEVWSAARSRITRLLIDHNERAHVEPYLVPIGEVDLHLPYQVGDYVDFYSSEAHATNVGRIFRPDQEPLSANWKHLPIGYHGRAGTVVVSGTPVVRPRGQSRPAGAERPTFGPSTRLDIEAEVGFVVGKPSMWGAAIPVPGFADHVFGACLLNDWSARDLQAWETVPLGPFLAKSFATSVSPWLVPLAALSAARVRPPRRDPAPLPYLEDDADPWALDISLEIRVNGDLVSHPPFAGMYWTAAQQLAHLTVNGASVRTGDLYASGTVSGTEPDERGSLLELTWNGQSPLSLSDGSSRSFLEDGDSVVITGSAPGPDGTRIGFGEVAGRIRPAPA, from the coding sequence GTGCCGCTGCGGAGCTGGGTCCCCGGCGCGGACGGCTCGCTGTTCGGTGCGGAGAACCTGCCCTACGGCCGGTTCAGCCGGCGAGGCGAAACCGACGCCCGTCGCGGGCTCGCCGTCGCGATCGGTTCGTACGTCCTGGACCTGGCCGGCCTGGTCCCGGTCGCGGATCTCCCGCCGAGCCTTGCCGGCCAGACGCTCAACGGGTTCATGGCGCAAGGACCCGAAGTCTGGTCCGCCGCGCGCAGTCGGATCACCAGGCTGCTCATCGACCATAACGAGCGCGCACACGTCGAGCCGTATCTGGTCCCGATCGGAGAAGTCGACCTCCACCTGCCCTATCAGGTCGGGGACTACGTCGACTTCTACTCGTCCGAAGCGCATGCAACCAACGTCGGCCGGATCTTTCGGCCCGACCAGGAACCGCTGTCTGCGAACTGGAAGCACTTGCCGATCGGCTACCACGGCCGGGCCGGCACGGTGGTGGTGTCCGGTACCCCGGTCGTGCGCCCGCGCGGGCAGAGCCGGCCGGCGGGGGCGGAACGCCCGACCTTCGGGCCGTCGACCCGGCTCGACATCGAAGCGGAGGTGGGCTTCGTGGTCGGCAAGCCCTCGATGTGGGGCGCCGCGATCCCGGTGCCCGGCTTCGCCGACCACGTCTTCGGTGCCTGCCTGCTCAACGACTGGTCGGCGCGCGACCTCCAGGCCTGGGAAACCGTGCCGCTCGGCCCGTTCCTCGCCAAGTCCTTCGCCACCTCGGTGTCACCCTGGCTGGTTCCGCTCGCCGCGCTGTCCGCCGCCCGGGTCCGGCCCCCGCGGAGGGACCCGGCTCCGCTGCCATACCTGGAGGACGACGCCGACCCGTGGGCGCTGGACATCTCCCTCGAGATCCGCGTAAACGGCGACCTGGTGTCGCACCCCCCGTTCGCCGGCATGTACTGGACCGCGGCCCAGCAACTCGCCCACCTCACCGTGAACGGGGCCTCGGTACGCACCGGCGACCTGTACGCGTCCGGCACGGTTAGCGGCACCGAACCCGACGAGCGGGGCTCCCTGCTCGAGCTCACCTGGAACGGGCAGTCACCACTGAGCCTCTCCGACGGGAGCAGCCGAAGCTTCCTCGAGGACGGGGACTCGGTGGTGATCACCGGGTCGGCGCCGGGCCCGGACGGGACCCGGATCGGCTTCGGCGAGGTGGCTGGGCGGATCCGTCCGGCGCCGGCCTGA
- a CDS encoding ABC transporter permease: MADPTLAARNLAGLDELELPREPPRRRTSRAWSSTWPKLAAIVIAVGAWQLVVASHWRPDGILPGPGPVFSDLWRQMHTAVFYEEIGTTMRRAVVGFAAALVIGTVLGLAVSRVGALRSAVGSLITGLQTMPSIAWFPLAILLFAPSEGAILFVVVLGAAPAIANGLISGVDYVPALLLRAGRALGASGLRLYRHVVLPAALPAYVSGLKQGWAFAWRSLLAAELLVAIAHRPSLGLVLQHERNVNDSTGLLATMIVILALGIGVNALFNRVNTVIRQRWGVAGDGG, translated from the coding sequence GTGGCTGATCCCACCCTGGCCGCGCGGAATCTCGCCGGCCTGGACGAACTCGAACTGCCCCGGGAGCCCCCGCGCCGCAGGACGTCGCGGGCGTGGTCGTCAACCTGGCCCAAGTTGGCGGCGATCGTGATCGCGGTCGGCGCCTGGCAACTCGTGGTCGCGAGCCACTGGCGCCCGGACGGAATCCTGCCGGGCCCGGGCCCGGTGTTTTCCGACCTGTGGCGGCAGATGCACACGGCCGTCTTCTACGAGGAGATCGGGACCACGATGCGCCGGGCCGTTGTCGGTTTCGCGGCGGCGCTCGTCATCGGGACCGTGCTGGGCCTCGCCGTCTCCCGGGTTGGGGCGCTGCGAAGCGCGGTCGGGTCGCTGATCACCGGCCTGCAAACCATGCCGTCGATCGCCTGGTTCCCGCTGGCGATCCTGTTGTTCGCTCCGTCCGAGGGCGCGATCCTGTTCGTCGTCGTTCTCGGCGCCGCCCCGGCCATCGCGAACGGGCTGATCTCCGGCGTCGACTACGTTCCCGCCCTGCTGCTGCGGGCCGGGCGGGCGCTCGGAGCAAGCGGCCTTCGCCTCTACCGGCACGTGGTGCTGCCGGCGGCGCTGCCGGCCTACGTCAGCGGCCTCAAGCAGGGTTGGGCCTTCGCCTGGCGCAGCCTGCTGGCCGCCGAGCTGCTCGTCGCCATCGCGCACCGCCCCTCGCTCGGTCTGGTGCTCCAGCACGAGCGCAACGTCAACGACTCGACCGGGCTGCTCGCGACGATGATCGTCATCCTGGCCCTCGGGATCGGCGTCAACGCCCTGTTCAACCGGGTGAACACGGTGATCCGACAGCGTTGGGGGGTAGCCGGCGACGGGGGCTGA
- a CDS encoding ABC transporter ATP-binding protein, which translates to MGDRDGVRYVTGMTATDELPDSAAGRPGAAEFAISVRAATKTFRGAHGPVAALDRISLDVRPGEFVCLVGASGCGKSTLLSLVAGLDQPTSGTVESHGLRVSLLFQDAALFPWLTAGQNVELALRLAGRPRREWPAAITGLMATVRLEGLQARRPHELSGGMRQRVALARALGQRADVLLMDEPFGALDAMTRDLLHDELERIWLDTGVTVLFVTHNVREAVRLGDRILLLSSRPGRVVAEFAVPHRRPRRIDSPEVATLAATVTDRLRAEVRRHGG; encoded by the coding sequence GTGGGTGACCGGGATGGGGTGCGGTACGTGACCGGGATGACCGCCACCGATGAGCTCCCCGACTCCGCGGCCGGCCGACCCGGGGCAGCGGAGTTCGCCATCTCCGTCCGGGCCGCGACGAAGACCTTCCGCGGCGCGCATGGGCCGGTCGCGGCCCTGGATCGGATCTCCCTCGACGTCCGTCCCGGCGAGTTCGTCTGCCTGGTCGGTGCCTCCGGCTGCGGGAAGAGCACGCTGCTTTCCCTGGTCGCGGGGCTGGACCAGCCGACATCGGGGACCGTCGAGAGCCACGGCCTGCGGGTCTCCTTGCTCTTCCAGGACGCCGCGCTGTTCCCCTGGCTGACCGCGGGGCAGAACGTGGAACTGGCGTTGCGGCTGGCCGGCCGGCCCCGCCGCGAGTGGCCGGCCGCGATCACCGGGCTGATGGCCACCGTGCGGCTCGAAGGCTTGCAGGCGCGCCGACCGCACGAGCTGTCCGGTGGCATGCGCCAGCGGGTGGCGCTGGCTCGGGCCCTCGGCCAGCGGGCCGACGTACTGCTCATGGACGAGCCGTTCGGGGCACTCGACGCGATGACCCGGGACCTGCTGCACGACGAGCTCGAGCGGATCTGGTTGGACACCGGGGTCACCGTGCTGTTCGTTACCCACAACGTCCGGGAGGCCGTTCGACTCGGTGACCGGATCCTGCTCCTGTCCAGCCGACCCGGTCGAGTGGTCGCCGAGTTCGCGGTGCCGCATCGCCGGCCCAGGCGGATCGACTCCCCCGAGGTGGCCACCCTGGCGGCTACGGTCACCGACCGGCTCCGCGCCGAAGTGCGCCGGCATGGTGGCTGA